The DNA window GTTACCTTCATACAATTTCAATATGGTAGTAAAGATCACCTGATGTCTGGGGTCATAAAAAACTTCAGGAGTAAGTAAGTCAATGGAATGGTCTAGTCCTTTCTTATCAATTAAAAAAGTTCCTATAATCAATCTTTCAAAATCTACTGCATTAGGAGGCATTTTTCCATCAGCAATTGACAGTTCCTTCGCAAAGTTTCCATGCGTAAGAGATGATAATGTTTCTTTCTGCGCCATGTTGCAAAGATAGTTTATTTAAAAAATAATTAAAAAATAGTATTCAACAAATTATTCTTAATAGGTACTAAAATACCGCCAATAAAAGATAAAATATGTTGATAAAAAAATCACCTCAATATTGAGGTGATTTTTTAGATTTGATTAATTATATAAATTATTCTCTGTTTTTTACCAATATCCATCCGCTATAATTCGTTTGAGTATTGTTTTTATCATTTTCGTTCCATGAGATCGTGAACCAATAAGTACCGGTTATAATTTTTTTACCACCAGAAGTACCATCCCATCTGTATCCTCTCATTTTATCAGCCTCGTACAATTTATTTCCGTATCTATCATAAACAATGAAAACGAGATTTTTCTTGTATCCTAATTCAGAGTAGTCTACATAATCATTTACGTTGTCTCCATTTGGAGTGATAGCATTAACTAAATTTGGAACTGTTACTTGAATATCAATAGGTGTACAGTCAAAAGAATCTATAACATAGATTTTGTTTTCTCCTCTAGGAAGACCTGTGAATACATTTGAATCCTGCCAGTTAACACCATCTAGAGAGTATTTATATGGCGCTTTGCCTCCTGAAACATTTACTGTAATTGTATTGTTTGAAATATCAACACTCGTAATAACGGGTTGTTGCGAAGCATATACATTTACTTGCTGTACCGTGTAGCAAATTCCTGTTTTTAACTTTACCCAATAAGATCCTACAGGTACATTCGTAATGGCTTGGGTTGTTGCTCCCGTGCTCCATTCATACCCGTCGAAACCAGGTCCTGCATCTAACGTTGTCTTATCTTCTAAACAAATAGTAACATCCTTCAGAACGTTAGATTTTACCGGAGGTAAAACTTTAAGGGTAATTTTAGCAATAGCATAACATAAGTTAGCATTGAATACTTTTACATATACCTCACCGTTAGTAGAGACGTACGCCAGAGGATTAGCTATTGGGCTTGTTCCACTTACAGCATTGGCCAGTGTAGTATAAAACTTTTTAGTAATCGGTGCTTGATTTGAGACATTAGCAGTGGTTAAATCAAATGATGCTGTCGTTATATTAGTATCTATATAACAAGATTCGATAGTAGCATCATTAACTACTACAACAGGATGGAATTTTAAAGTGATCTCAGAGTCATCTGAACATCCTTCTGTTGAAGTTACTTTTACATACACTTTCTTTTCAGCTGAAACATAGGCTGCTGGATTCATAATCTGATTAGTCCCAGCATTTAAATCAGCTAATGTAGGATAGTATTTCTTTATCGCAGTTGGATCACTAAAGGTATCAGCCAATGTTAAATTATAGGTTGCAGTTCCAGCACCATTGTTATTACATTCGAAAAGAGTAGCATCTTTGGCGACAATATTACCTTGCCTGAATTTAAACTTCCCAGTTATAAAACATTTATTAATCGGGTTGTCGGGATTCGTTGGGTCGGTATATGTTATTCTGTAATAATAAATAGTGGTTCCATTTACAACTGTGGGAGTAGGTAAAGGGTTGTTTCCTGTTATCGCATCATTGTTATCACTATGATAGGTTATCGAAAAATTAGGATTACCATTTATAATTCCTGCAGTTAAAGTATTAAAATCAAATGAACTTGGTAGTGCACATTTTAAAATCTCATTAGGAGAATCTGGTGTAGGACCAGGCACTCCTGGTGCGATAAATGGATTAGGGGTTAATGCAGGGTCGTTAAATGGAGAAGTCAGAGCAGCAGTTCCTCCCCAGGTTAAAGAAAAACCATAAGGATTGTCTGGAAGATAGTTATCTATAAGAAGATAGTATGTTTCTCCAGCAATTACATCCAACGGTGCTTCCCATTTGTCTCCTGTTATTGTAGAACTTAATCCCGTTGCTCCGCTTGTACCAGAGAAATTACATCTGATTGCATTACCAAAATCCCAGGTAGCACAATCAATGTTTGGTCCATATACCGCGAAGTCATAATCGTATTGAAATACATTAGGGACCGTATATGGAGTTATGGTAAATTCAATCGTTCCTGTAGTTGCGGCAGTAAATACATACCAAACAGAAAAGTGTTCTAAATTTAAACAACTATTTGATGTTGGTTCCGCAATAGTACCATGATTACTTGGATTATAGGAAATGTCTGAGTTTCCACATACCGGAATTGCAGTAATACAGTCCGATTGTGAAAAATATAATTGGGACAAAAATAAAATAAAAATAAGTAGTAATTTTCTCATTTTGAAATGAATTTAATGTAACAAAAATAGCGAAAATAACAAAATATTTAAGTTATTATTCGCACGAATTAATAAAAACCGCTTGAAAAAGCGGTTTTTACTAAAAAATATGATTATTCTCTGTTTTTAACCATAATCCAGCTAGAGAATTTGATAGGCGTATTTTTCTTATCATTCTCATTCCAGGTTACAGAATACCAGTAAGTTCCAGTTGAAACTTTTTTATTTCCATTGGTAGTACCATCCCACTTATAGCCATTAGTTTTATCAGCCTGGAAAATCTTAGCACCATATCGGTCAAATATGCTTAATACTAAATTTTGCTTGCCTGCTAACGCAGAATAGTCAATTACATCATTAATACCATCATTATTAGGAGTGATCACATTAATTAAATTAGGAACTACAACAGTGACGTCAATAGGTTCACAATCATAAGAATCTTTCACATAAATTTGAGTATCTCCTCTAGGGATATTATTAAATACATTTGAATCCTGCCAGTTGATATTATCAATTGAATATTTATAAGGTGGAGTGCCTCCAATAACATTTACAGTAATGGTATTCGTTGAAATATCTACATTCGTTATAACTGGTTGTTCGGTAGGATGAACTGTTACTGTTTGGGTTGTAATACATTCTCCTGTTTTTAATTTTACCCAGTAAGTTCCAACCGGGACGTCTGTAATTGCCTGCGTTGTAGCACCGGTGCTCCATAAATAAGAAGCAAATCCAGGGCCTGCATCTAAAGTTGTTCTATCTTCCATACAGATGATCTTATCAACCAAAACTGTAGATTTTACCGGAGGTAATACGATCAAGGTAATCTTTGCAACAGTGAAACAATTGTTTGAATTTGATACCCTAACGTAAACAACACCGTTCGGAGCTACATATGCTGCAGCTGCGGCTGGCAAAATTTCATTTGTAGCGTTTACAGCATCTGTCATAGATGGGTAATATTTTTTAGTGGTTCCAGACAGAGATGTTACGATAGCGGCTGGAAGATTAAACAATGCTGTTGAAGGGTTTGTTTCAATAAAACAAGATCTTATAGTAGGTTCTAATACCGTTACAATTGGATGGAAGTTTAGCTTGATTTCGGCTATTGCTGTACATCCAAACTGATTGGTTGCTTTTACGTAGGCAGATCCTGAAGGAGCAACATAAACATAAGGGTTTGTGATTTCACTTGTTCCATTATTAGCATCAGCTAGTGAAGGATAATATTGAAATGTCAGACCAGGAATGGCACCTGCACCAACGTCTGCAGTTGATAAGTCATAGGTTCCTGTTCCGGAGTTGTTATTACTACAGGAAGTAAGTGATCCTGGAGTGAGTGTGAATGACCTGTCTACGAATTTTATCGTTCCAAATTCTTTGCACTTATTTAAAAAACTGGCTGGACTTGTAGGGTCAAAATAGCTGATAACATAAGTGTAAGTTGTAGCTGGATTTACAACAGTTTGGCCAATGATTGGATTTACATCATCCAAAGCATCAGTAGCTGTTTTATAATACTTAATAATGAAGCTAGGGTTACCATTTAATATTCCTGAAGTCAAAGTAGAGAAATCAAAATTTAAATTACAAATGTCAAGAATACCATCATGATTTGGGCCAGGTGTAACAAACGGATATGGCTGTAAAACAGGATCTCCAAAAGGAGTAAGTAATCCTGCAGATCCTCCGAAGGTTAGTGAAAACTGTGAGCTGGCGCCGGAAAATTGATCAACTAACAGATAATATACTTGTCCTGGCAGAACATCGATATATTTTACCATACCATCTGATGGGTTTCCTAAATTATCAGTACCTGCATCTTCCGATGTATCAAGTGAAGTGAGGTTAAGTCCTGTTATGTACTGTCCAGGTGATGGCGAATCATAAGAGCATCTGAGTGGCATTATGGTTTGAATCTCTGCACAGGTGTTATTAGGGCCATAAAGAGCCCAGTCATAATCCACATTATTAACAGGATCAATCGCAAATGTCAAAGTACCTGCAGTAAGTGTACTGAAGGTAAACCAAATAGAGTTGTTTTCTCCGCCTAAACAACCTGCATTCCCTTCATCACTGTTTCCGGTTCCAGTGGGTGTAAGGGTAATATCTGCATTACTACAGATAGGTATTGCTGTTGAGCAGTCGTTATTTTGTGCGAAAAAAATATGAGATACCAAAAAGGCTATAAAGAGTAATGTTTTTTTCATAATTTTTTTTTTAAATAGAAGTAAATTTGTACTGTAAAACTATTTTGCAGTTTTAACGGCTTCAAACTTTGTTCTCTGCTCTCGAATAAGATTTAGTAAATCAGTGATTTCTTTATTATCAGGTTGTAATTCTAAACTTCCTGCAACAAACTTTTCAGCGAGGCTGTTAGTATATCTAGTATCTGCTTTCTTATTGCCGCTGTTTATAATAAATTCACCTTCCTTGTATAATACAAGGCCAGCATAATAATACGCTTTCCACCTGTAAGGATCTCTGGATTTTTTTAATTCCGAAAACTCTCTGAAAAGCTTTTCGTAATCAGCGACGGTTTTTGCAGACGATATTTTTTCTGCTTTTTGATTCAGTGTATTCTCGTAACTACTCTGGGCAGAAATAAGTACACTAAACAATACAAAATAAAAAGTGAGTAAAGTTTTTTTCATAAGGGGGGATTTTATACGACAAATATAAAAAATTATTAATCTTCAATTAATGTTTTTAAGATTTATTTAATAGAACGGTAAATATGTGTTTAATATTGCATTTTTCTTAGTTTAGAATTGGTACTTCCTACAATTAATGCAATAAGTACGGTCATTGTTCCGCCAAATACGACCGAACGGACTACCCCAAGGAGCTTTGCGGATAATCCACTTTCAAATTGCCCCATTTCATTACTAGACATAATAAAGATAGAATTTACGCTCAGAACGCGTCCCCTGATGTGATCTGGTGTTTTTAATTGTACAATAGTGCCTCGTATGACAACTGAAATTCCATCCAACATCCCACTTAACACCAAAAACATAAATGATAACCAGTATATGTTTGATAATCCAAACCCTATTATGCAAAGTCCAAATCCTGTAACCACAGCAAGAAGTATTTTCCCTTGGTTCTTTCTTAACGGAATGATTGATAAAGTAGTAATAATACACATAGAGCCGATGTCTGATGCGGCATTTAATAAACCAAATCCTTCTGCGCCTACTTTTAATATATCGGTAGCATACACCGGAATCATAGCTACAGCACCACCAAAAAGGACAGCAAACATATCTAAACACAGTGCTCCCAAAATTTCTTTGGTCTTGAATATGTACGAAATACCTTCGCGCATGCTTTCTATAACATTTACACTGTCTTTTTTATATTCAGAATGTTGTTTTTTAAGTTGCCAGAAAAAGAGAGATGCTGTGAAAATTAATAAGATAATAACTACTAATGTCCATTTTACGCCAAAAAAGCCTATCAAAATACCTCCAGCTGCATGTCCACACACTGAAGATATCAGAAATGTAGCCTGGTTGAGAGTTACTGCATTAGGTAGATTTTCTTTTTTTACAATTTTTGGGATCATCGATGGAACGATTGGGCCAATAAAAGCTCTTGCGATTCCTGTAAAAAAAATCACACTATAAATAAAATAGGTGATCTGATGGCCTGTAAAATGCATTTCAACATCAAAAAAAGCAGGAATAAGAAGCAAGCCTATGAGGAATATATAGGCATAATTGCAAATTAATAAAAGCCTTTTTTTCTCATTCATATCAATTACATGTCCTGCATATAATGCGCAGCTAACAGCTGGTATGACCTCTGAAAGACCTATTAATCCTATTGAAAATGGATCTTTTGTTAATTGATATACCCACCATCCAAGTAAGGTAGCAAGCATTCTGAAGGCTAAAACGATAAAAAATCTTCCCGTAAGAAGATTTCTAAATTCAATATTTTGTAGTGTTTTTAACGGAGTAAAGGAAATCATACGCAAAAATAGCTCTAAATATTTATTTAGAGCTATTAGCTTATTGATTTTTCAAATGATAAATCAAATGTATTTTGAAAGATAAAATCTATTTAATCTGCTCTTGAAGCACTTACTACGATAGCAGCAGCGGCGGCAGCACCGATTATAACGGCACCTCCAGCTACTCTTGCTCTTGATCTGTCCTTAACCGCAGCAACATTGGCCTTAGGAATAATTACCTCTGTACTGTCTTTTTTTCCGGCAGTTCCTACAATATTATCACCCTGTATATTACGGAATAACATTTTTTGTTTTTTAGAACCGTCTTTCATAGTGACAATGTACATTCTTCCTGCTTCTAGATTGGAGTAATTATTTTTCGAAACATCTTCACTGTATTTTGTAGTAGCACATGAAGAGATAAAAAATAAAGATGTCAGTAAAGATGATTTTAAAAGTACAGATGCTTTCATTATTTTTATTTAGTTTTTCAAATTTATAATTTTTTTTGAATATATGTTTTTGGAATTGAAAAAATATGATTAGAATTTGTAGATTTCTAATAAATCGGCAATTTTTCTATCATTTGCTAATCTTGGAGTCTTATTCTGGCCGCCAAGTTTTCCCTGAGATTTGGCATATTCCTGAAAAGCATTTTTTCTCAATGGACTGATGTGAAGCTTTTGTAAGATATTTCCTGAAATAAGATCGTCATAATAAGTGTTTCTTTTTCTTAGTTGATCATCAAGTTCGTTTTTGAAAATTTGTAAATCCCCAGGCTCTCTTTCAAATTCAATAAACCATTCGTGATAGGGAAGTCCCTCTTCTGGATTTACTTGTGGGGCGAGATGAAATTCTATAATTTGAGCAGGGTATTTTTCTAAAGTGGCTTTTATGGCCGCTTCTACTTCAAATGCAATTACATGTTCCCCGAAAGCAGAGGTGAAGTGTTTGGTTCTTCCGCTTACTAAAATCCGATAAGGTTTTTTATCAATAAACCGGACTACATCCCCAATGGAGTAAGCCCATAGTCCTGAATTGGTTGTTAAAATTAGTGCATAATCTTTATTCAGTTCAACGTCTTTTAAGGTAAGCCTTCTTGCGTTAGGTTTTCCATATTCCTCTAAAGGAATGAACTCATAAAAGATACCATGATTTGTTAAAAGAAGAAGTCCTTCTTTCTTGTGGTCGTCCTGGAAAGCAAAAAAACCTTCA is part of the Chryseobacterium paludis genome and encodes:
- a CDS encoding T9SS type B sorting domain-containing protein — its product is MRKLLLIFILFLSQLYFSQSDCITAIPVCGNSDISYNPSNHGTIAEPTSNSCLNLEHFSVWYVFTAATTGTIEFTITPYTVPNVFQYDYDFAVYGPNIDCATWDFGNAIRCNFSGTSGATGLSSTITGDKWEAPLDVIAGETYYLLIDNYLPDNPYGFSLTWGGTAALTSPFNDPALTPNPFIAPGVPGPTPDSPNEILKCALPSSFDFNTLTAGIINGNPNFSITYHSDNNDAITGNNPLPTPTVVNGTTIYYYRITYTDPTNPDNPINKCFITGKFKFRQGNIVAKDATLFECNNNGAGTATYNLTLADTFSDPTAIKKYYPTLADLNAGTNQIMNPAAYVSAEKKVYVKVTSTEGCSDDSEITLKFHPVVVVNDATIESCYIDTNITTASFDLTTANVSNQAPITKKFYTTLANAVSGTSPIANPLAYVSTNGEVYVKVFNANLCYAIAKITLKVLPPVKSNVLKDVTICLEDKTTLDAGPGFDGYEWSTGATTQAITNVPVGSYWVKLKTGICYTVQQVNVYASQQPVITSVDISNNTITVNVSGGKAPYKYSLDGVNWQDSNVFTGLPRGENKIYVIDSFDCTPIDIQVTVPNLVNAITPNGDNVNDYVDYSELGYKKNLVFIVYDRYGNKLYEADKMRGYRWDGTSGGKKIITGTYWFTISWNENDKNNTQTNYSGWILVKNRE
- a CDS encoding T9SS type B sorting domain-containing protein; this translates as MKKTLLFIAFLVSHIFFAQNNDCSTAIPICSNADITLTPTGTGNSDEGNAGCLGGENNSIWFTFSTLTAGTLTFAIDPVNNVDYDWALYGPNNTCAEIQTIMPLRCSYDSPSPGQYITGLNLTSLDTSEDAGTDNLGNPSDGMVKYIDVLPGQVYYLLVDQFSGASSQFSLTFGGSAGLLTPFGDPVLQPYPFVTPGPNHDGILDICNLNFDFSTLTSGILNGNPSFIIKYYKTATDALDDVNPIIGQTVVNPATTYTYVISYFDPTSPASFLNKCKEFGTIKFVDRSFTLTPGSLTSCSNNNSGTGTYDLSTADVGAGAIPGLTFQYYPSLADANNGTSEITNPYVYVAPSGSAYVKATNQFGCTAIAEIKLNFHPIVTVLEPTIRSCFIETNPSTALFNLPAAIVTSLSGTTKKYYPSMTDAVNATNEILPAAAAAYVAPNGVVYVRVSNSNNCFTVAKITLIVLPPVKSTVLVDKIICMEDRTTLDAGPGFASYLWSTGATTQAITDVPVGTYWVKLKTGECITTQTVTVHPTEQPVITNVDISTNTITVNVIGGTPPYKYSIDNINWQDSNVFNNIPRGDTQIYVKDSYDCEPIDVTVVVPNLINVITPNNDGINDVIDYSALAGKQNLVLSIFDRYGAKIFQADKTNGYKWDGTTNGNKKVSTGTYWYSVTWNENDKKNTPIKFSSWIMVKNRE
- a CDS encoding MFS transporter, producing MISFTPLKTLQNIEFRNLLTGRFFIVLAFRMLATLLGWWVYQLTKDPFSIGLIGLSEVIPAVSCALYAGHVIDMNEKKRLLLICNYAYIFLIGLLLIPAFFDVEMHFTGHQITYFIYSVIFFTGIARAFIGPIVPSMIPKIVKKENLPNAVTLNQATFLISSVCGHAAGGILIGFFGVKWTLVVIILLIFTASLFFWQLKKQHSEYKKDSVNVIESMREGISYIFKTKEILGALCLDMFAVLFGGAVAMIPVYATDILKVGAEGFGLLNAASDIGSMCIITTLSIIPLRKNQGKILLAVVTGFGLCIIGFGLSNIYWLSFMFLVLSGMLDGISVVIRGTIVQLKTPDHIRGRVLSVNSIFIMSSNEMGQFESGLSAKLLGVVRSVVFGGTMTVLIALIVGSTNSKLRKMQY